The genome window CGATTGTTCAGCCAGCAGTTCCGGGAGCAAGCGCATCTTTTAATAATGCGACAGTTGTTACAGCTCTTGTCCAAACAGCTATTAACACTCTACAAGGCCTTGGTATACCTATTCCTAATATTGACTTAAATCTTTCAAGTGCGCTCAACACAGGGAATATCACTAATTCAGATATAAGTGACGCCGCTGTTGTTAATGTGACATTAGGAGTAGGGATATCCGTAGATCTACCATTTCCATTACCAGATATAAACGCTCCCCTCACAGGGGCGGCAAATGTTTCGGTACGTTCAAATCTAGCTAGTCCTTTTCCGGCAAATGGGCAACAAGCCGGATACGTAGTTAGTACGAATACAAGCCTTGCTGATGTATCTGTATTAGGATCTCGCGTTCAGATTCGGACTTATTTGGGGGAAACTTTGCAGCAAACGTTTGGCAATGGAGGAAATTTATTATCCGCAGGTTTAATTGGTGGAGCAACTAATAAATACCGTTTGGCTATAACGCCAACTTTACCCTGGAATAGAATTGATATTACGTTTACGGCTGGAGCAACAATAGGCGTTGGTGCTGCTGAAAGTTACAATGTATACTACGCCTTTGCTTCAGCTTCGGCTCTTCCTGTTAACCTCAAGCAATTCGAGGCAAGAACTCGTGAAGGAAAAGTAGATTTGTTCTGGCAAACAGCAGACGAGAAGGGAAACAGTCACTTCGAAGTGCAGCACTCACAGGATGGCTTGTCGTTTGAGACTGTCGGTAGCGTAAAAGGAGCCGGAAACACGAGTGCTGCGGAATTGCGTAACTACAGCTTTATCCACGAAGCACCTAAAGGCATAACCAACTACTACCGCCTCAGACAATTCGATGTGGATGGTAAATATTCTCTAAGCCAAATACGCTCAGCTTATATCGATCCTGATCTGGCGGTTGAAGTCAACGTATTCCCCAATCCGTCATCTTCGGAACTTAATGTAAGAATTCTCCGTCGGCGCGATCTGAATTTGAAACAGGCTAATCTGCAATTAATAGACGGACAAGGCCGCATTGTACTGAGCCGCGATGTTAAACTGACGCAGGACCGCAACGAGGTTTCTATCGATGTGTCAACGCTTGCTGGCGGTCAATACTTTATTCGTCTGAACGAGACAGGCAACGTAAAAGTAAGCCCGGTTAAGGTTCTGGTCGGAAAGTAACGAAGTGAACTGGGTGCAACCCAACAAAAAAGCCGAGGCTACTAGTCTCGGCTTTTTTGTTGGGTTGTATTGATTAGCGAACGAGGAAAACTTGCCCCCGGTAAACGACATTTTTGTCGCTATCCCGAATCAGGTACGGGTAACCACCTGCGGGCGCTGGCTGGCCTTCGTAGGTGCCATCCCAGGGCGTTTGGTACCCTTGCGATAGATAGACAAGTGAACCCCAGCGGTTGTAAATCAGGACCTCATACGTTGGATTAGCCGTCATGTTTTCAATCATCCACGTGTCATTGACGCCATCCGCATTAGGGCTGAAAGCATCGGGAATAAACAACATACTGCTCAGCTCAACAGTGACCAGCGCCGAAGCCTGGCACCCCTCGGGCGTTGTAGCAACTACTTGATAGGTAGTCGTTTCGGTCGGTAACGCTTTCGGATTCTGCTGATTTGGATTGTCCAGACCAGTTGGCGGCGACCACGTATAAGTAACCGGCGTAGGGGTAGCTGAAGCTTCTAAAGTAACGCTTCGTCCACTGCCTTGCAAAATGCGGTAGTGCGTCTTGGCCTGCAACTGGGGAGGAGCCAGTACTTCGACTCGTTTAGTGATACTAGCGGAGCAGTTGCCCACCGCTGCCGTTTTGTACGTAACCGTATGAATCCCAACACCAGCTTTCTTGGGGTCAAATTGAGCACCATCGATGCCCATACCCGTGTAGATGCCACCTCCCGGTGCTGCTGCCAGAGCAAAGGCAGGCGCCTCCAGACAGATCGGATTGATCGAATCCCACCGAATGGTCGGAGCCGCCGTTTGGCTCACAATCGCCACGGTAGACAGGTTGGTGCAGCCAACGGCATCGGTCACCCGAACCTGGTAAATCCCCGCCTGCGTCGTGTTCAAGTTGGCGTCTTTGGCCGTGAGGATATTTCCATTAAAATACCAAATATAGGAAACGCCACCGGTCCCTTTGGCTTCAAGAGTAGCCGTTTCGCCAGCGCAGACCGACAGCGAATTGGGCGTTAAGGTGACAGTTGGTAAAGGCTTCACCTCAACGCGCTGGGAGGCGGTGCCTTTACAGCTACTGGCCTGAGAATTAACACTCACGGCATAAACGCCCTGCTCTTTAACCGATACAGAGCCCGTATTGGCATTGGCCATCGCAACCCCGTCTTTGGTCCATTCGTATTGGTAGCCATTTCCCAGCGTTGTCGAAAGCGTGACACTGTTGCCAGCGCAAATGGTGCCGGACGGAGCCGCGGTGATGCTTGCGTCGGGACTGGGCAATACCGTAACCGTGACCTTTTCGGAGACCGTATCGCGTCCGCAGGTGCGGGCGGCACTTTTCCGAACCGTATAGACTCCGGCTTCAGAAGTGACCAGATAAGGTTTGGTTTCATTGGGAATATTGATGCCATCCCGTTGCCACTGCAAATTCCAGTCGGCGGCACTTTCGGTATGCAACGTATCCTTCATGCCCTGGCAAAATTGCATCTGACTCACTTTCTGACCTTTGTTGGAAACAACGGCGGGCGGTGGGTTCGTTAATGGGCAATCCACTACGGGTAATTGGAAATCCAGGCGAACGGCACCAATGCGTTGGCCATTCCGGTATTCTTCGCACAAAATGGTAAACAAAAATAAGCCCTGCTGATTGGCCGTGACGCTTATTTGACCCGTCTGCTGATTGATCGTGAGTGCGGGATTGCCGGGAATAATCTGTTGCAGGGAATAACCCGTACCCCACTGAACCAGTGGATAAGACGTGTAGGAAAGCGACTGGCCATTTACCTGCCGATCACTAGTATAACCGCGCATGGGCGTAACCAGCGAGTACCGGAGCTCATCCCCATCGGCATCGGTAGCCTGCATGGGCATGGTAAAGGGCTTGTTGATGCAAATGTATTCGCCGTTGGGGATGATGTAGGACGGCGTGGAATTAAGACGGAAATTGCCGTTTACGTTCATCGGCGGAAATTCCAGGTAAAAAACCATGCCTACGTTAACCGGATTGGCAATGTTGGAGACATTATTATTCCGACAGCAGCGTTCCCAAACGATGTAGTAGCCCTGTGGATCGTTGTAGGTACGCCAGTCGAAGGTGCGGGTTGCCGAGTAGCGGGCTTGCGTGGTACGCAGGGAGAGAGTCTGCGCGCAGGCCGTATTGCCATAACTAACTCCCGTTTTTGCCAGCAAGGGTAAGGTGATCGTCTCAACTAAGACATTTCCATTTTTGCTATAAATCAGGAGGGTAGCGTTGGGGTCCTGGGAGCCTGCCTCCGTAGTTTGATCATCCCAATACTGGTAAAGGTTGAGGGTAAAGCGGCCTTGCACACTGGGATCAGCGATCATGCTGATGCTCCCGCCAATGATGTGTCTGGCAAAAGCAGGCCAGGAAGAGAAGGTAAGAAAAAGCAGAAATAAAGTTGCTTTACCCGACCAGGCCACTTTTTTGGTCGGGTTTATGTGCTTAGAAGGCGGAAGCGATTGATGGTCGGAGAAAAGAAATAGCATCGTCAACTAGTAGAGTAAAAAGCATATCTAAAGCATTTGAATTTGCAATATGGTAACTTTAAGTTAAATATAAACGAAATACTTCACAACCGGCCCACTAGCCTTTTTATCAGCGCAGTTAGCTTTGGTTCGGCCACAGCGGCAGCGGCCAGAATTTTGGGCAAGCTTGCTTTTTCCAGCGTTTCAGGAATACATAGGTCCGTAATGACGGAACAGCCAAATACCTGCATGCCCATCTGGTGCGCAGTGATTACTTCCGGGACGGTAGACATTCCCACCGCATCGGCTCCCCACTGGCGAAGGAGTCGGTATTCTGACCGGGTTTCCAACTGCGGGCCGGTAACACTAACGTAAACACCTTGCTGAAGCGGTAACGCAAGTTCGTCGGCAATGGTGAGCGCTTTTTCGATGAGGTCGGGGCTGTATGGATCGCTCATGTCGGGGAAACGGTCGCCAAATTCGGCGGGAAGCTGGCCTCGCAGCGGGTTTTCTGGCAGCAGCAAACTAATGTGATCGTTGATAATCATCAGGTCGCTAACGGAAAAAGCCGGATTCAACCCCCCGGCGGCATTCGATACGAGCAGCGTCTGAATACCCAGCCACTTCATAACCCGAACCGGAAACGTAACCTGCTGCATGGAATAACCTTCGTAATAATGAAAACGCCCCTGCATAATGAGGACAGATTTACCGGCAAGCGTTCCCAAAATCAAACGACCGGAATGCGATTCAACCGTTGATACCGGAAAATGCGGAATGGTTTCGTAGGGAATTTCAACCTCAATAGTAACCTCATTGACCAAAGCGCCTAAACCCGTGCCGAGAATAATACCGACGGTGGGCAATGGCGTATTAAAAGCCCGAATAAATTGAGCGACTTCCTGTATTTGTTTGAGCATAAAGTAAGTACGAACCTACGTCCGTTATAAGTTGAACAGAAACGTTGACTACGAAGCGTTACAGCCCAATTTGCTGACCCGCGACATAACCCGTTGTCCAGGCATTCTGAAAGTTGAAACCGCCCGTAATGCCATCCACGTCCAGCACTTCGCCCGCGAAAAAAAGCCCTTTGTGCTGCCGACTTTCTAGCGTTTCGGGGTGAATGGCGGAAAGAGCGACCCCCCCACAAGTTACAAACTCTTCTTTAAAGGTGCTTTTGCCAGATACCTGAAATGAGCTATTGGTTAATAGATTAATCAAACGGTTCTGCACTTTGGCCGGAAACTCGCCCCACCGGACACCTTCGTCAATGCCTGCTTCGGTAGCCAGAGCCGTCCAGAGCCGGTTGGGCAGGCTAAAAAGGGCTTGTGAGGCGACTTGTTTTTTGGGGTGCGCCTGCCGAAACGCCTGAATCTGCTCGCGAATTTGGGTTTCATTCAGCAAAGGAATCCAGTTGATGCGGCACTCAAACTTATACTGACAGTTGGCCAGCTCACGGGCGGCCCAGGCCGACAGCTTCAAAACGGCAGGCCCGCTAAAGCCCCAGTGCGTCACCAGGACAGGCCCCCGGTATTCGTGTTTGAAGGTCGGAATCTTCACCAGCGCATCTGAGACGGAAACCCCCGCCAGCGCCAGCAGCGGATTGCCCGGCGTATTAAACGTAAACAGGGAAGGAACCGGAGCCATCAGCGTTTCTGCGTGATCAAGGCCAGGAATCCAGCGGTAAGAGGGCGTTTGTGGGTAGCCGCCCACGGCCAGTAGTAACCGGTCGGCCTGCAAAACCGAACCCGTGTTGGAACCATCATTAAACAAGACGAGCTCCCAGCCGTTTTCAGTGGGAGTGAGGGACGCAACCCCGCAGCGCGTACGAATGGAAATGCCCAGCCGTTCGGTTTCGCGCAACAGGCAGTTAATGATGGTTTCGGAAGAATCCGTGACCGGAAACATCCGTCCGTCGGCTTCGGTTTTTAGAGGCACGCCGCGTTTTTCAAACCACGCGACGGTGGCTGAGGCGTCGAAGCGTTTGAGCAGGGGCCGTAGAAAAGACTCGCCGCGTGGGTAGTTTTTAACCAATTTTCGGTGATCGAAGCACGCGTGGGTTACATTGCAACGGCCACCTCCCGAAATACGGACTTTGTTTAGTACCGAATTGTTTTTTTCAAGAATGGTTACCGTGGCGTTCGGGAATGTTTCGGCGGCGGCAATGGCACCGAAAAAACCGGCTGCTCCACCACCAATGACAACTATTTTCAGACCTGACATAGTAGGCCAACAGCGCAAAACCGTTCATTAGTTCGTAATATTCCTGTAGTTTTGTCCGCATTATGTTCTTCAATTCTTTTTTTCGATCAAATCGCAAATATTCACGCCGGGGATCATTCCGGAATGGTTATTCCCGGAATGGGTTACGGCTCCGGGGCAATACGATTATATTGCTGCTGATTTTCTTTATGATTGGTCTTTTTCTGCATTACGGCGGAAAAACCAAACCCGTCGTGGCTTTCTGGAACGACCTGAAAGGGCTGGTTGGCATTCGAACGTCGCCAGCCGATCGGACCGCAGATAACCCCTACAAGGCACCGGAGCCCGATGAAGACGTTGCTACTGCCGACAACTCGGAATCCACGGCTGGCGAGGCTTCGGCCAATAAACGCGCCAAAGGAAAGAAAAGAACAAAGACGCCGCCCGGCCCGCGGTTTGCCTTTGAGAAAGAGGTTGATTTCATTCTTCCCGCCTTTAAGTCATCCGATGAGATTATTCGGCACGAAGGCTACACGCTACGCTTTCAGGAAGCGTATAAACAGGCCGATTGGGTAGCCTATCCTTTGTTGGAAAACGAGCTTTTTGGCGATGCTGATCGGAAAAACGAGCAATTTCGGCCCGATCCGCTCGTGGCAGGCGGCACCGCTTTGCCGTCTGATTACACGCGTTCGGGGTACGACCGGGGTCACCTGGCCCCCGCAGGCGACTTCAAATTTTCGCAGCGGCTGATGAGAGAGTCTTTTTTTATGAGCAACATCAGCCCGCAGGTTCCAGAATTCAACCGGGGCATCTGGCAACAACTGGAAGACCAGGTTCGGACTTGGGCGGTGCGTGATAAAGGGCTTTACGTCGTGACGGGACCCGTCTTGAAGCGCGGTTTACCGACCATTGGTACGAAAAACCAGGTGGCGGTGCCGGGTCATTTTTATAAGGTAATTCTTTACTGCAACAATCCAGATATCCGTATGATCGCGCTTCTTTTGCCCAACAAAGGTTCGGAAAGTTCATTGAAGCAATTTGTGGTCACCGTCGATGAGGTGGAGCGCATGACCGGCATTGATTTCTTCCCCAAAATTCCCGACGATCTGGAAAAAAAGCTGGAAAGTGCCCGGCCAAGGGAGGTTGTCAGCCAGTGGTTTAGTCTGTAAGTATTACCCAAAATAAAACACGAAAAGGCTCAGCCTGAAGCGCAAAAAAATCCTTTGTGCCAGGTCTGAGCCTTGTTGGTTAAATGAACTTACTTAGTTACGTTTAGCCGTTGAGCCGCTGTTTTCCAACTCGTTCAGCCAGTTCTGCGCAAAAGCGCGGGCAGCCATCACGGGTTCTTTTCCCAGGCGGTACAGAAATTTCCAATCTCTGCCCTTATTCTTGTAGACCGGATTCACAAATTCTTTCTTGTAACCCATCGGCACTACTTTGGCCTCAAAATCAACCGTGCTGCTCAGGGCAATAAAGTCGCGGAGACGTTGTTTAACTACGGGCTTCACCTCCGAGTGCGCCTTGAGTTCGGCTAGCTGCTGCTTGCGTTTTTCGGACTGCTGCCGGGCGTTGGCCAGTTCCTGCTCGTTTTCAGCCATGAGCTGGCTGGCCTGCTGGTTGATGGTGGCGAGATACTGCTTTTTGAACTGCGCCGGATTGGTTTTGGCCAGGGCAAGTTGTTTTTTCAGGCTATTAATTTCTTGCGCTTTGGCGGTCCGTTCTTCACCCGTCAGGCTGGCCAGTTCCTGTTCCGTAGCCTGGAGCTGGGCACTAAGCGCCATCGCCAGCATTTCCGGGGAGAGTTGGGCCATCGCCT of Tellurirhabdus bombi contains these proteins:
- a CDS encoding T9SS type A sorting domain-containing protein, translating into MSNTISTKLKRLSFHTLLWCGTVFAGTAYGQDAPIVQPAVPGASASFNNATVVTALVQTAINTLQGLGIPIPNIDLNLSSALNTGNITNSDISDAAVVNVTLGVGISVDLPFPLPDINAPLTGAANVSVRSNLASPFPANGQQAGYVVSTNTSLADVSVLGSRVQIRTYLGETLQQTFGNGGNLLSAGLIGGATNKYRLAITPTLPWNRIDITFTAGATIGVGAAESYNVYYAFASASALPVNLKQFEARTREGKVDLFWQTADEKGNSHFEVQHSQDGLSFETVGSVKGAGNTSAAELRNYSFIHEAPKGITNYYRLRQFDVDGKYSLSQIRSAYIDPDLAVEVNVFPNPSSSELNVRILRRRDLNLKQANLQLIDGQGRIVLSRDVKLTQDRNEVSIDVSTLAGGQYFIRLNETGNVKVSPVKVLVGK
- a CDS encoding purine-nucleoside phosphorylase, giving the protein MLKQIQEVAQFIRAFNTPLPTVGIILGTGLGALVNEVTIEVEIPYETIPHFPVSTVESHSGRLILGTLAGKSVLIMQGRFHYYEGYSMQQVTFPVRVMKWLGIQTLLVSNAAGGLNPAFSVSDLMIINDHISLLLPENPLRGQLPAEFGDRFPDMSDPYSPDLIEKALTIADELALPLQQGVYVSVTGPQLETRSEYRLLRQWGADAVGMSTVPEVITAHQMGMQVFGCSVITDLCIPETLEKASLPKILAAAAVAEPKLTALIKRLVGRL
- a CDS encoding gliding motility-associated C-terminal domain-containing protein, producing MLFLFSDHQSLPPSKHINPTKKVAWSGKATLFLLFLTFSSWPAFARHIIGGSISMIADPSVQGRFTLNLYQYWDDQTTEAGSQDPNATLLIYSKNGNVLVETITLPLLAKTGVSYGNTACAQTLSLRTTQARYSATRTFDWRTYNDPQGYYIVWERCCRNNNVSNIANPVNVGMVFYLEFPPMNVNGNFRLNSTPSYIIPNGEYICINKPFTMPMQATDADGDELRYSLVTPMRGYTSDRQVNGQSLSYTSYPLVQWGTGYSLQQIIPGNPALTINQQTGQISVTANQQGLFLFTILCEEYRNGQRIGAVRLDFQLPVVDCPLTNPPPAVVSNKGQKVSQMQFCQGMKDTLHTESAADWNLQWQRDGINIPNETKPYLVTSEAGVYTVRKSAARTCGRDTVSEKVTVTVLPSPDASITAAPSGTICAGNSVTLSTTLGNGYQYEWTKDGVAMANANTGSVSVKEQGVYAVSVNSQASSCKGTASQRVEVKPLPTVTLTPNSLSVCAGETATLEAKGTGGVSYIWYFNGNILTAKDANLNTTQAGIYQVRVTDAVGCTNLSTVAIVSQTAAPTIRWDSINPICLEAPAFALAAAPGGGIYTGMGIDGAQFDPKKAGVGIHTVTYKTAAVGNCSASITKRVEVLAPPQLQAKTHYRILQGSGRSVTLEASATPTPVTYTWSPPTGLDNPNQQNPKALPTETTTYQVVATTPEGCQASALVTVELSSMLFIPDAFSPNADGVNDTWMIENMTANPTYEVLIYNRWGSLVYLSQGYQTPWDGTYEGQPAPAGGYPYLIRDSDKNVVYRGQVFLVR
- a CDS encoding DNA/RNA non-specific endonuclease, whose amino-acid sequence is MFFNSFFRSNRKYSRRGSFRNGYSRNGLRLRGNTIILLLIFFMIGLFLHYGGKTKPVVAFWNDLKGLVGIRTSPADRTADNPYKAPEPDEDVATADNSESTAGEASANKRAKGKKRTKTPPGPRFAFEKEVDFILPAFKSSDEIIRHEGYTLRFQEAYKQADWVAYPLLENELFGDADRKNEQFRPDPLVAGGTALPSDYTRSGYDRGHLAPAGDFKFSQRLMRESFFMSNISPQVPEFNRGIWQQLEDQVRTWAVRDKGLYVVTGPVLKRGLPTIGTKNQVAVPGHFYKVILYCNNPDIRMIALLLPNKGSESSLKQFVVTVDEVERMTGIDFFPKIPDDLEKKLESARPREVVSQWFSL
- a CDS encoding BaiN/RdsA family NAD(P)/FAD-dependent oxidoreductase is translated as MSGLKIVVIGGGAAGFFGAIAAAETFPNATVTILEKNNSVLNKVRISGGGRCNVTHACFDHRKLVKNYPRGESFLRPLLKRFDASATVAWFEKRGVPLKTEADGRMFPVTDSSETIINCLLRETERLGISIRTRCGVASLTPTENGWELVLFNDGSNTGSVLQADRLLLAVGGYPQTPSYRWIPGLDHAETLMAPVPSLFTFNTPGNPLLALAGVSVSDALVKIPTFKHEYRGPVLVTHWGFSGPAVLKLSAWAARELANCQYKFECRINWIPLLNETQIREQIQAFRQAHPKKQVASQALFSLPNRLWTALATEAGIDEGVRWGEFPAKVQNRLINLLTNSSFQVSGKSTFKEEFVTCGGVALSAIHPETLESRQHKGLFFAGEVLDVDGITGGFNFQNAWTTGYVAGQQIGL